CCGGGGTGGTGCCGTCGCCGTCCTCGGCGCCGTCGTCCGGCTGCCAGCGGGCGCACAGGGCGACGTAGGCCGCCGCGTTGGTCGCGAAGTCGGTCAGGGCCTCGGCGACCGCTCGCTGGACGGCCGTCGGGTCGGGGACGACCGGGTCCGTGCCGACGGGCATGATCGTGATGCGGCCGGTGCCGCGCAGGACCGCGCCGCCGTCGCCGGTCTCGGTGAACTGGGCGGTGACGTTGACCGCCGAGTAGGTCCCGCTGATCGAGTCGGGGCCGATGACCGAGCTGAGGCTGGTGTCGGAGACGTTGACGTGGATCGTGTGGCCGCTCTCGGTGAGGGTGGCCCGGCCCGCGTAGTCGATCGCGAGGCCCCAGGGCTGGGTGGGGTCGATGTCCATGGACGCGCTGCCTTCCTGTGGTGTCGGGGTCAGCTCTGGCGGCCGTGCATGAGGACCGGGGTGGCGTAGACGGTGCCGGAGGTGCTGGTGACGATGGCCTGGATCTCCACCTTGAGCGTGGTGGTGTACACGGAGGAGAAGGTGGTGCTGATCAGGTCCGTGTAGTCGAACTCGGTGCCCGCGGCGACCGCGGGGCCCCACTGGGCGCTGTTCACCAGCACCCGGACCTGGCCGGCCGCGCCGGAACTGGCCGCGGTGCTCAGCCGCAGCCGCATCTTCGGCTGCCAGACCGGGTTGTACGACATCGCGATCGTGGCCCAGGACGTCGAGGTGGTCTGCGGCCAGCGCGTCTGCGTCGAGTCCTGCGGGGGCAGCATGGCCAGCCAGGGCCGGGCCAGGCCGCCGCTGTTGACGTCGTCGGAGAAGATCTCCCGGTTGCCGTTGTCGTAGATCCGCAGCGGCTGGAGCGAGCCCGCGCTGCCGTCCCCGTTGAACAGGGTCATGGCGAGGCTGCCGGTCTGACGGTGGATCTCCAGGCCGTACTCGGCGTCCTTCCAGGAGCCGACCCGGAACATCGTGTCGGTGCTGCCGGGGCGCTGGACCAGGAGGGTGCCGCCGTCGGTGACCTTCAGGGTGCCGTCCTTGATCTCCACCTCGCCACCGGTGATCGTGTTGAGGGCGGGGCGGGTGTTGACGGCGGTGGACAGCTGCTGGATGCGGCGTTCCATCTGGGTGAGCCGGTCGATGATGTCTTCGGGGAGCTGGGGCATCAGGCCTCCTCCAGGTAGAGCTCGGCGGTGTCGGGGCGGCCGCGCTGGGCCGGGCTGACCTTGACGCCGATGATCCGGTAGCGGGCGTCCAGGCCCTCGGTCCACCACTCGTCGGTGATCCGGAGGCGGACGGAGCGGCCCAGCAGCGCGGACGGCACCAGGTCGTCGAGGCGGACGCTGATCTCGGGGATCACCACGGCGCCGGTGCCCTCGGCGAGTTCGGCGTTGGCCAGGGAACGCAGGATCGTCGTGCTCGCGATGTCGTTGTGGTCCGAGGCGAGGTCGATACGCGGGTAGCCGACCTTGATCAGGGCTTCACCGTCGGGGATGTCGGCGTCGGCGAACAGCGGTCGGGACTCGACGGCCTGGTTGGTGTTGTCCGTGGCGCCGCGGGCCCGGGCGGTGGTCCCGCCGCGGGTGGCGTCGCGCGGGAAGGTGTACGACAGGATCGTGCCGGGCCGGTCCATCACCAGGTCGGTGCTGCCGGTGGTGATCTTCGGGCTGCCCAGCCGCAGCCGGCGGACCCGGGTGCCGCTGACCGGGTCGCGGTAGACGGCGATGTAGTGCTCGAAGCCGTTCTCGAGGGCGGCCAGGGCGTCGATCGCCTCCAGGTAGACGGTCTCGTCGCCGTCGCGGTACGACACCGAGCGCGTCACCCCGGAGAGATCCTCCCCGAAGGTGACGCCGATGTCGCCGCCGGTCGGCGCGGGCGGCGTGCCGTCGTCGACGAGCTCGCCGGTCTGGAGGTGCCGCCACAGTCGCCGCGCCACCTCCAGTTGGTCGTCGCTCCCGGAGAACGTGAGGTCCTGGCGGATACGGCGACGGCCCGCGTACGACTCGAAGGTGGCCGCCTGGATGCCGAGGGTGAGCACGCCCCGGTCGTCGCTCTGAAGGGTGGACGTCCAGATGATGCCGCCCCACCACAGGTCGTTGCCGCGCTGGAGGTAGACCGAGGTGCGGCCCTCCTCGATGCGGCGGACGCGGGCGGCCATCTCCGCGTTCGGGACGGGGACGGTGCCGGAGAGGGATCCGGCCTTGCCGATGTAGTCGTCGACGGTGACGTCCCGCAGGGGCAGGATGTCGATGGTGTCGTCGGTGCGCAGATCGCAGAAGATCGCGCGGTAGGGGGTGGTGGTCGTGGTCATACGGCGGTCAGCTCCCAGGGCCGTGTCGGTCCGCGCTCACAGCACGAAGCAGGCGGAGAAGCGCAGGACGTTGCCGACCTGGATGACACCGCTGGTCGACCAGCTGATCAGCTGGACCGAGCCGTCGGCGGCGATCCGGACGGCGCCGTCGGCAAAGCCGTCGCTCGCGGACGCGTAGGTCTCGACGACCGGCCGCCAGCCGGCCGGGAGGGCACAGATCAGCTCGTCGCCGACGTTGCCCGGGTTGGTGGTGCCGGCGGCCGTCGCGGTGAGGGCGCTGGTGATGCGGGTGAGCCCGACGGTGAACGAGCACACGCCGCGCGTGCGGCGGGCGCCGAACCACGAAAGCGACCAGTTGCCCTGGGCGGTGATCCCGGTGTTGGTCGTCTCCACGACGAGCGGCGGCTGGTAGTCGGCCCAGGCGGTGCCGGACCAGCGCTGGATCACGCCGTTCAGGTCCCGGTACTGGCCGGGGTAGGCGCCGTTGGAGGTGTCCGTGGTCACCGGGAGGATGCCGCCGACGCCGACCGTGGCGGTGCGGCGGCCGACCAGCGCCGAGGCCCAGGCGATGCCGCCGGTGCCCGCGCTCGCGTTGGCCGGCACGGTGACCTCGTACAGCGGGAGCGACAGGCCGGGCGCCGCCGGTACCGTCGGGGCGGCGGCCGCGGTGCCCGGGACGATCTCGACGACGGCCTCGGTGCGGCCGGAGCCGTCGTAGGCGTCGTCGTAGATCCGCAGGACGAGCAGGTCGATGCGGTTGTACTGGGCGTTGCCGTCCGCGAACGTCACGGGCAGGTACTCGGTGAGGGCGATCGGGTAGGCGCCTCTGACGTCGGTGCTCTGGAGCACGGCACGGCCGGGGCTGACCGTGCCGGACATGCTGTTCGCCGTGCCGGTGAGCGTGAAGCCGGAGATGCGGGAGGCGCCGTCGGAGGAGCCCGGCAGGACACCGGAGCGGGTGGCGACGGGCGAGGTGGGGGTCAGGGCGCCGAGCGAGACGAGGCGGGTGTCCTCACGGGACTGGCCGTCGGGGGAGAGCCAGCCGGAACGCACGGGCATGGTCGACTCCTTTCGGGAGAGCGCGCGGGAGCGCGACGGTGGATCAGGCGATCGGGTCGACGCGCAGGAAGATGTTGTCGAACGCGCAGGTGTAGCTCGCGTTGCTCGACCGGTGCATCGCGGTGACGGTGTAGGTCGAGCCGGCGGTGAGGGAGTTCAGGCGCAGTTGGGTCGACGTCGACTTGGACACGGCGCCCGAACCGGAGGCGGCCCGCTCGTCGTCCGCCGCCCAGATCACCGTGGAGCCCAGCGTGACCTGCGGGGACATGTGCGCCTGTGCGGTCTCGCCGCCCGAGGACATCCGGGCGCCCAGGCCGATGATCACGGCGCCGGACGGCGGAGCGGTGAAGTTGAGTGTCAGCGCCGTGACGGTGGTGGAGGCCAGCGCGGCCGTGTACGTCGTCGAGGCGGTGGTGCCGGCGTCCAGCGACTGCACGAAGGCGGGCCCCGGCACGGCCGGCTGCCAGGCGCTGCCGTTCCAGCGCTGGAGCTGGCCGAGCGAGGAGTCGCGGTACTGGCCGACATAGCCGCCGGTGGCCAGCACCCCGGCCGGGACGACTCCGCCGACACCCTTGGGGTAGGGCACCCAGGCCGTGGAACTCCAGCGCTGGAGTGTGTCGTTGACGTCCCGGTAGTGGCCGGGGTAGCCGCCGGGAGCGGTGTCGTCGGAGCGGGTCGGCAGGATGCCGCCGAGCGGGACGGTGGTGGGGCGCAGATCGACGCGGGCGTTGTCCCAGTCGATGCCACCGCTGCCGGCGCCGGCGTTCTTGGCCACGGCGACGGTGAACAGGACGAGCGAGGCGTCCGGGGCGGCGGGGGCGACCGGGGTGGCGGCCGCGGTGCCCTTGACGATCTCGACGGCGGCCTCGGTGCGGTCGGAGCCGTCGTAGTCGTCGTCGTAGATCCGCAGGACGACGAGGTCGACGCGGCCGAACTGGGGGTCGCCGGCATCGAAGGTGAGCGGGACCGGTTCGGTGACGGCGACCGGGTAGGCGCCGCGGGCGACGGACGTCTGGATGACGGCCCGGCCCACCCCGACGGTGGCGGTCATGCCGCCGGTGGTGCCGTTCAGCCAGAGTCCGGTGACCCGGTACAGGCCGTTCTCGGAGCCGGGCAGGACACCGGAGCGCCCCTTGATGTCGGTGACCGGGGTGACCGCCCCGATCTGGGTGACCCGGGTGTCCTCCCGGCTCTGGCCGTCGGGCGACAGCCAGGCGGAACGTACGGTCATGGAGTGTCCCTTCGTCCGGAGACCGATTAGGAGGCCGACTCGTAGGTGCCGTGGATGGAGAGGATGTCGTTGACGGCCCAGGCGAACGGGGCCGACTTGTCCCACGGGCTGGTGCCGGTCTTGAGGGTGTCGCGCAGCGAGCGGACGACTCCGCCGTTGGCCACCGCGAGGAGCCCGCTGCCCTGGTACATCAGGACGGCGGAGTCGTCGAAGGCCTCCGCGTTCAGCACGCGTCCGTCCAGCTTCCAGGCGGTGGAGACCGGGGTGGCCGGCAGTGAGAAGGTCCAGTCGCCGTTGGTGTCCTGGGCGGACAGGTTGGTCGTCGAACCGATCTTGAGGTAGATCCGGAAGGTGACGACGGTGCCCGTCTTCACGTACGCCCCGGCCAGCGTGCCGTTGCCGAGGGTGGGCGCCGCGCCGGTCTCGCAGCGCCAGACCGGCGTGTAGTTCGTCCAGGTCGGGACCGGCTGGTACGTCACCCAGGCGGTGCCGTTCCAGCGCTGGAGCCCGGCGGGGCTGTCGCGGTACTGGCCCGTGTAACTGGCCGTGGTGACGGTGCCGGAGGGGGCGATGCCGCCCAGGGCGCTGGGGTAGGACACCCAGGCGGAGCCGTCCCAGCGCTGGAGGGCGCCGCCGGAGTCGCGGTACTGGCCCGGGTAGGCGCCGTTGCCGGTGTCGCCGTAGACGGGCAGGATGCCGCCGACCGCGACGGTGGGCGTGCGCAGGTCGGTCACGTCGGTGCTCCAGTTGATCCCGCCCTTGCCGGCGCTGATGCCGGCCCGGACGGCCACCTGGTAGACCGGCAGCGCGATCTCCGGGAGGGCGGGCACGACGGGGGTGGCCGCCGGGGTGCCCCGGACGATCTCCACGGCGGCCTTGGTGAAGCCGGAGTCGTCGTACAGGTCGTCGTAGACGCGCAGGACGACGACGTCGATCCGGCCGTAGGAGGCGTCGCCGTCGGCGAAGGTGAGGGAGATCGGCTCGGCCAGCGTGACCGGGTAGGCGCCCTGGTTGCTGTCGGCCTGGACGACGGCCCGGCCCTCGTGGACGGTGGCGGTCATGGTGCCCGCGCCGCCCTCCATCCAGAAGCCCGAGAGGCGGTACTGGCCGTCGTAGGAGCCGGGCAGGATGCCGGAGCGGACGTCCAGCGGGTTGGCGGGGGTGGTCGCGCCGAGCTGGGTCAGGCGGGTGTCCTCGCGGGTCTGGCCGGTCTCGGCCACCCATGAGCTGCGCAGGTTCATCTGCTGTCTCCAGTGGTCTCCGGAGGAGAACTCCGGGAGGAAGGCGGGTGAGGTGAGGGTCCGTCAGGACGCGTCAGGACTTGATCCATTCGGCCGTGAGGTTGGTGGAGTAGCCGGAGCCGCCGAGCGTGCTGACGGCGGAGCCGGAATTCTGGAACGCGTAGAGCGCGAGCTTGTCGCCCGCCGCGCACCTGAACAGGGCGGTGCCGCCGACCGAGGTGATGGCCGGGCCCGCGCCGACCAGCCAGGTGGCGCGCGGGACGCCGGTGCCGTTGAGATGGAGGCGCGCGCCGCGCGAACCCGAGGTGGACTCGGTGGACCAGCTGACGTTGGCCGCCACCCGCCACCAGCCGGCCCTCGGCACCGTGTACGTGTTGGACCCCGACCAGCCGGCCGCGTCGTCCACGTCGGTGCTCGGCATGCTCACCTGTGTCCACGTGCCGTGGGCCATGGACTGCATGCTGATCTGCGAGACGCTGAGCAGCAGGGTCGTGCGGCCCTCCGCGTAGCTCCAGGCCGAGCCGTTCCAGCGCTGGAGCAGACCGGCCGAGTCCTCGCGGTACTGGCCGGGGTAGCCGCCGGTGGCGACGGTGCCGG
The sequence above is a segment of the Streptomyces asoensis genome. Coding sequences within it:
- a CDS encoding ATP-binding protein codes for the protein MDIDPTQPWGLAIDYAGRATLTESGHTIHVNVSDTSLSSVIGPDSISGTYSAVNVTAQFTETGDGGAVLRGTGRITIMPVGTDPVVPDPTAVQRAVAEALTDFATNAAAYVALCARWQPDDGAEDGDGTTPDPGTAPDPDTEADPETAVDTAAETGTGTPTEAEADAGTSTSTSTSTSTDGDPTMV